A genomic stretch from Streptomyces sp. QL37 includes:
- a CDS encoding ATP-binding protein: MVAWIVALIAVAVAIWSAVRMHQARLDAYGASARAELTERQAKAADARTHALTEEIRQLARNRIPAAATALSHRSAPVPGLREADGIEGDAARLLTEAVQAARTAVLEERRRVDAAARSAMRGTSAKIQSLLNQSQHLLHELQHEYDDPRILQLDFRNELALRRTQATAVLCDAWPGLARQNSSLVEVVLGAQSRVPGYERIKVANHLRQERLALVARAAEPLAIALAELLANATAYSHPDTEVPVTVQQTAGRGALIMVDDAGIGMDDDALKRARALLSGPSEVLLTELGDPPQTGFAVVGRLIARYGFSCHIEPSPYGGMRAMLRIPAHLLTVIDDDRTLSVLAPKPVNARAEGAAQSPLSSRSAAPDARAEPEPGPAPAAPLEPAASVPAGSTEPEPAAGEGARPAGLPTRRRRSRRTAAPEASTVRQQPAEEPVLRTPEQAGAAWAALQEGTLSGRKAPAPPARTPSASSSDDQGDDET; this comes from the coding sequence GTGGTGGCATGGATCGTGGCCCTCATCGCCGTCGCGGTGGCGATCTGGTCGGCCGTACGTATGCACCAGGCCAGGCTGGACGCGTACGGCGCCTCGGCGCGCGCGGAGCTGACCGAGCGACAGGCCAAGGCGGCCGACGCCCGGACCCACGCCCTCACCGAGGAGATCCGCCAGCTGGCCCGGAACCGGATACCCGCCGCGGCCACCGCGCTCTCCCACCGCTCCGCGCCCGTCCCAGGGCTGCGGGAGGCCGACGGGATCGAGGGGGACGCCGCGCGTCTGCTGACCGAGGCCGTGCAGGCCGCGCGCACAGCGGTCCTGGAGGAACGCCGACGCGTCGACGCGGCGGCGCGGTCGGCCATGCGCGGTACCTCCGCCAAGATCCAGTCACTGCTCAACCAGTCGCAGCACCTGCTGCACGAGCTCCAGCACGAGTACGACGACCCGCGGATCCTCCAGCTCGACTTCCGTAACGAACTGGCGCTGCGCCGCACCCAGGCCACGGCCGTGCTCTGCGACGCCTGGCCCGGACTCGCCCGGCAGAACTCCTCGCTCGTGGAGGTCGTGCTCGGCGCCCAGTCCCGGGTCCCGGGATACGAGCGGATCAAGGTCGCCAACCACCTGCGCCAGGAGCGGCTCGCGCTGGTCGCCCGGGCCGCCGAACCCCTCGCGATCGCGCTCGCCGAGCTGCTGGCCAACGCCACGGCGTACTCGCACCCGGACACCGAGGTGCCGGTGACGGTCCAGCAGACCGCGGGGCGCGGGGCCCTGATCATGGTCGACGACGCCGGGATAGGCATGGACGACGACGCCCTGAAACGGGCCCGTGCACTGCTGTCGGGCCCTTCCGAGGTGCTGCTCACCGAGCTGGGGGACCCGCCGCAGACCGGCTTCGCCGTGGTGGGGCGGCTCATCGCACGCTACGGCTTCAGCTGCCACATCGAGCCGTCGCCGTACGGCGGGATGCGCGCGATGCTGCGCATTCCGGCCCATCTGCTGACCGTGATCGACGACGACCGCACCCTGTCCGTGCTCGCGCCGAAGCCGGTGAACGCCCGTGCCGAGGGCGCCGCGCAGAGCCCTCTGTCCAGCAGGTCCGCCGCTCCTGACGCGCGCGCCGAGCCCGAGCCCGGACCCGCGCCGGCCGCCCCCCTCGAACCCGCCGCGTCCGTGCCCGCCGGCTCCACCGAGCCCGAGCCGGCCGCCGGGGAAGGCGCGCGTCCGGCGGGTCTGCCCACCCGGCGGCGCAGATCGCGCCGGACAGCCGCCCCGGAGGCGTCGACGGTCCGGCAGCAGCCTGCCGAGGAGCCCGTGCTCCGCACCCCCGAGCAGGCGGGAGCTGCCTGGGCAGCCCTCCAGGAGGGCACTCTCAGCGGCAGGAAGGCGCCCGCGCCCCCTGCGCGGACACCCTCAGCATCCTCATCGGACGACCAAGGAGACGACGAGACGTGA
- a CDS encoding cell division protein SepF, translating to MSRYDRYDRYDATDEQWEGLAQVVPLRGRNEWPSRVDHRTVPDQRESAEQRRMVVLRVQVFADAREVAEYLVAQIPVLLDLTGAESDVAKRILDFSSGVVFGLGSGMHRVDRNVFLLAPVGMEVEGVTAAGVPQS from the coding sequence GTGAGCAGGTACGACAGGTACGACAGGTACGACGCCACCGACGAACAGTGGGAAGGGCTCGCCCAGGTCGTACCCCTGAGGGGACGCAACGAATGGCCGTCCCGGGTCGACCACAGGACGGTCCCGGACCAGCGGGAGTCGGCCGAGCAGCGGCGCATGGTCGTTCTGCGGGTCCAGGTGTTCGCGGACGCGCGCGAGGTGGCCGAGTATCTGGTCGCCCAGATCCCGGTTCTGCTGGACCTGACCGGCGCCGAGAGCGATGTGGCCAAGCGGATCCTGGACTTCAGCAGCGGTGTGGTCTTCGGGCTCGGCAGCGGGATGCACCGGGTGGACCGCAATGTCTTCCTGCTCGCGCCGGTCGGCATGGAGGTCGAGGGGGTCACGGCGGCGGGCGTACCTCAATCGTAG
- a CDS encoding flavodoxin family protein: MATLLIVHHTPSPNCQALFEAVVSGATTEDIEGVRVVRRAALSATASDVLAADGYLLGTPANLGYMSGALKHFFDQVYYPCLDGTKGRPFGYYVHGGNDVTGAVRGIETITTGLGWRRTADAVTVTGEPGKADTEACWELGATLAAGLMD; encoded by the coding sequence GTGGCCACTCTGCTGATCGTGCATCACACGCCCTCGCCCAACTGCCAGGCGCTGTTCGAGGCGGTGGTCTCCGGTGCGACGACGGAGGACATCGAAGGTGTCCGGGTCGTGCGACGGGCGGCGCTCTCCGCCACGGCCTCCGACGTGCTCGCGGCCGACGGCTACCTGCTCGGCACCCCGGCGAATCTCGGGTACATGTCCGGTGCCCTGAAACACTTCTTCGACCAGGTCTACTACCCGTGCCTGGACGGGACGAAGGGCCGGCCCTTCGGCTACTACGTGCACGGCGGCAATGACGTCACCGGCGCCGTACGGGGCATCGAGACGATCACCACGGGTCTCGGATGGCGTCGTACGGCCGATGCCGTGACCGTCACCGGTGAGCCGGGCAAGGCCGACACGGAGGCGTGCTGGGAACTGGGGGCGACCCTCGCCGCCGGGCTGATGGACTGA
- a CDS encoding cytochrome P450 encodes MTPPATGASPGAVPSLHEPLALYGADFAADPHGHYRRLRDQGPLARVRVAPDVDALLVTDYHAAVDLLRDTETFTKDPRAWQAGVPGDSPVLPVLGYRPTALFTDGAVHARYRDAINDTLALIEPHLLRAEVARVAQRLIAGFSATGTGDLIAQYARRLPLHVFTASFGVAPEDTERVVRGTAGMMDSAGDATAAYEELVGVVTALVSARRRRPGRDLTTYLLAHPAGLDDNEAVRQITLIMSSGHDPTTNLIGNALLRMLSDHRYGGSLHGGAMTAREAVDDVLWRDPPLASMGAHFPRHDTEFHGVPLRAGQLVLVSFAAANTQSPPSGSDPAARSGDGAHLAWSTGPHRCPAKQPALLMAMTAIEQLTSQLCDLELAVEPGALVWRPGPFHRALAHLPVRFTPLDTLPGTGDVDAPDTADHVPTRVGGTPNG; translated from the coding sequence ATGACCCCTCCCGCCACCGGTGCTTCACCCGGCGCCGTCCCCTCGCTCCACGAGCCCCTCGCGCTGTACGGCGCCGACTTCGCCGCCGACCCGCACGGGCACTACCGCAGGCTGCGCGACCAGGGGCCGCTGGCCAGGGTGCGCGTCGCGCCGGACGTGGACGCGCTGCTGGTCACCGACTACCACGCGGCCGTCGACCTGCTGCGGGACACCGAGACCTTCACCAAGGACCCGCGTGCCTGGCAGGCGGGCGTGCCGGGGGACTCGCCGGTCCTGCCCGTGCTCGGCTACCGCCCCACCGCCCTCTTCACCGACGGCGCCGTCCACGCCCGCTACCGCGACGCCATCAACGACACCCTCGCCCTGATCGAACCCCACCTGCTGCGGGCCGAGGTCGCCCGGGTCGCGCAGCGGCTCATCGCCGGGTTCTCGGCCACCGGCACCGGCGACCTCATCGCCCAGTACGCCCGCAGGCTGCCGCTGCACGTCTTCACCGCCTCCTTCGGGGTGGCTCCCGAGGACACCGAGCGGGTGGTCCGCGGTACGGCCGGAATGATGGACTCCGCGGGGGACGCGACAGCGGCGTACGAGGAGCTCGTCGGCGTCGTCACCGCTCTCGTCTCCGCACGGCGCCGCCGCCCCGGCCGCGATCTCACCACGTATCTGCTCGCGCATCCGGCCGGTCTCGACGACAACGAGGCGGTGCGTCAGATCACGCTCATCATGAGCTCCGGCCACGACCCCACGACCAACCTCATCGGCAACGCGCTGCTGCGCATGCTCAGCGACCACCGGTACGGGGGCTCCCTGCACGGCGGCGCGATGACCGCGCGCGAGGCGGTCGACGACGTGCTCTGGCGCGATCCGCCGCTGGCCAGCATGGGAGCGCACTTCCCGCGCCACGACACCGAGTTCCACGGTGTCCCGTTGCGCGCGGGGCAGTTGGTGCTGGTCTCCTTCGCCGCCGCCAACACCCAGTCGCCGCCGTCCGGCTCGGACCCCGCGGCGCGCTCCGGTGACGGTGCTCACCTGGCGTGGTCGACGGGACCGCACCGCTGCCCCGCCAAGCAGCCCGCCCTGCTGATGGCGATGACCGCGATCGAACAGCTCACCAGCCAGCTCTGTGACCTGGAACTCGCCGTCGAACCCGGCGCGCTCGTCTGGCGTCCGGGACCCTTCCACCGCGCCCTGGCCCACCTCCCGGTCCGTTTCACACCGCTCGACACGCTCCCCGGAACGGGCGACGTGGACGCCCCGGACACCGCCGATCACGTTCCGACCCGTGTCGGTGGTACGCCGAACGGGTGA
- a CDS encoding ATP-binding protein — translation MTVVISTGRAASAPSGAGRPARPFVGELRLDAFASHRRTVIPLGPLTLLTGPSGSGKSTALRGYEALARLAAGDPLEDVFPDPVAWVPEGAGADGQGRRGFRLGCTVEGPAGPVRLDLAVQAEPTLRIVGERLTDSGETLLSTALRDPGRSSVQAAWYTAGAVPVTRAPFPDDRLGTALLPLRVAGTTDGQLRVLAAAEQVVVALRSAFVCDPRPERMRAAVPVAEGRLTSCCDNLAEVLHRTRSQCAQRHARLVASADAGCAGPVTELTAELLENGLVQALTGRGPGRSTPIGRLGDGELRYLAFALVLLTGPHVLVVDPAAEVPSAMQALTVLADGLDRNLDARQTGELLGLAASICADGHMRLLGTVGEAAAAAARETAGATVVDLTP, via the coding sequence ATGACTGTTGTGATCTCCACGGGGAGGGCGGCCTCCGCGCCGTCCGGCGCGGGCCGACCCGCCCGCCCCTTCGTCGGCGAACTCCGCCTCGACGCCTTCGCCTCGCACCGCCGCACCGTCATCCCGCTCGGACCGCTCACGCTGCTCACCGGACCCAGCGGGAGCGGGAAGTCGACCGCCCTGCGCGGTTACGAGGCGCTCGCGCGGCTGGCCGCCGGTGATCCGCTGGAGGACGTCTTCCCCGACCCGGTGGCCTGGGTGCCCGAAGGGGCCGGGGCCGACGGGCAGGGGCGGCGCGGATTCAGGCTCGGCTGCACGGTGGAGGGCCCGGCCGGCCCGGTGAGACTGGATCTCGCCGTGCAGGCCGAGCCGACGCTCCGCATCGTCGGCGAGCGGCTGACCGACAGCGGCGAGACACTGCTGAGCACGGCGCTGCGGGATCCCGGGCGTTCCTCCGTCCAGGCGGCCTGGTACACGGCGGGAGCGGTGCCGGTGACGCGTGCCCCGTTCCCCGACGACCGGCTCGGCACGGCGCTTCTGCCGTTGCGGGTCGCGGGAACCACGGACGGGCAGCTGAGGGTGCTGGCCGCCGCCGAACAGGTGGTGGTGGCCCTGCGGTCGGCCTTCGTCTGCGATCCTCGGCCGGAGCGGATGCGTGCGGCGGTGCCGGTCGCGGAAGGGCGGCTGACCTCGTGCTGCGACAACCTCGCCGAGGTCCTGCACCGCACCCGCAGCCAGTGCGCGCAGCGGCACGCGCGGCTGGTCGCCAGCGCGGACGCCGGGTGCGCGGGGCCGGTGACGGAACTGACCGCCGAACTGCTCGAGAACGGCCTGGTGCAGGCGTTGACGGGGCGGGGGCCGGGCCGGAGTACCCCGATCGGCCGCCTCGGCGACGGCGAACTCCGTTATCTCGCTTTCGCGCTGGTGCTGCTGACGGGCCCTCATGTCCTGGTGGTGGACCCTGCGGCTGAGGTGCCGTCGGCCATGCAGGCCCTCACCGTGCTGGCCGACGGACTCGACCGGAATCTGGACGCGCGGCAGACCGGGGAGCTGCTGGGACTGGCGGCCTCGATCTGCGCGGACGGGCACATGCGTCTGCTGGGGACGGTCGGCGAGGCGGCCGCGGCGGCGGCCCGGGAGACGGCAGGTGCGACAGTGGTAGACCTGACACCGTGA
- a CDS encoding DUF6099 family protein, which produces MEAERLIAAGRSALAGSRGVPAVMAEAWQAQALARAVGGQLARCGPAELRTEARELSETCALGSVVLDHPMVPAGGVRASQLTEVDHVPRALAALALLLGEAGIALVGVACGTEEEGLYWQCIEAIDAVDESVDRVHGMLRRLAEQEREREHEQELDRERDGPHGVIHGPAGFVTGQP; this is translated from the coding sequence ATGGAAGCGGAGCGACTGATCGCGGCGGGCCGGAGCGCGCTGGCCGGGAGCCGGGGAGTGCCGGCCGTCATGGCGGAGGCATGGCAGGCCCAGGCACTCGCCCGGGCGGTCGGCGGGCAGCTGGCGAGGTGCGGACCGGCGGAGTTACGGACGGAGGCGCGCGAGCTCAGTGAGACCTGCGCCCTGGGGAGCGTCGTGCTCGACCACCCGATGGTTCCGGCCGGAGGCGTGCGGGCGTCCCAGCTCACCGAAGTGGATCACGTGCCCAGGGCGTTGGCCGCTCTCGCGCTGCTCCTCGGGGAGGCGGGCATCGCGCTGGTGGGTGTCGCCTGCGGCACGGAGGAGGAAGGGCTCTACTGGCAGTGCATCGAGGCGATAGACGCCGTCGACGAGTCCGTGGACCGGGTCCACGGCATGCTGAGACGGCTGGCCGAGCAGGAGCGCGAGCGTGAGCACGAACAGGAGTTGGACCGGGAGCGCGACGGCCCCCA
- a CDS encoding ATP/GTP-binding protein translates to MDSVPSTDRGGIGYLPSAAETLMKLVVTGPFGVGKTTLIRTLSEIPTLHTEEAMTESSTGLDDTAGLPEKTTTTVAVDFGRLTVQDDLVLYMFGTPGQERFFPLWEDIARGALGALVMVDTRRLEDSFAVMDMVEEQGLPYAVAVNRFPDAPAHADEVLRKHLDLDPRTPLVQCDAREREGGINALIALAEHALTCLPAPQESS, encoded by the coding sequence TTGGACTCCGTTCCCTCCACTGACCGGGGCGGCATCGGCTATCTGCCGAGTGCCGCCGAGACCCTGATGAAGCTCGTCGTCACGGGTCCCTTCGGCGTGGGCAAGACGACCCTGATCCGTACCCTGTCGGAGATCCCGACCCTGCACACGGAAGAGGCGATGACGGAGTCCAGTACGGGACTCGACGACACCGCCGGGCTTCCGGAGAAGACCACGACGACGGTGGCCGTCGACTTCGGCCGGCTGACCGTCCAGGACGACCTGGTGCTGTACATGTTCGGCACGCCGGGCCAGGAGCGCTTCTTCCCCCTGTGGGAGGACATCGCGCGTGGTGCGCTCGGCGCCCTCGTCATGGTCGACACCCGCCGGCTCGAAGACTCCTTCGCCGTCATGGACATGGTGGAGGAGCAAGGACTTCCCTACGCGGTCGCCGTGAACCGCTTCCCCGATGCCCCCGCCCATGCGGACGAGGTCCTGCGCAAGCACCTCGACCTCGATCCCCGCACACCGCTGGTGCAGTGCGACGCGCGCGAACGCGAGGGCGGTATCAACGCCCTGATCGCTCTCGCCGAGCACGCGCTGACCTGCCTGCCCGCGCCTCAGGAATCGTCATGA
- a CDS encoding transglycosylase SLT domain-containing protein, whose translation MPENGKHRRFRTSSLTRGIIAVSTGGAALALPVIGATGAFAAPAQPVAVEKAATSTAASGKGIAAQKSESATYSVILGDTLAKIAREHSVSGGWKALYEDNEKVVGGNPDLIHPGLKLTIGGKAENKSADKGEKAESKASATSDRAAESADRADRSERTSTSIAAEGAPAAESAPAAEPVSYTNDLDGWIKESLAVMAEHGIPGSYEGIHRNIIRESAGNPQAINNWDINAINGVPSKGLLQVIDPTFQAYHVPGTSMDSYDPVANITAACNYAADRYGSIDNVFGAY comes from the coding sequence ATGCCCGAAAACGGTAAGCACCGTCGTTTCAGGACCAGTTCGCTCACCCGCGGCATCATCGCCGTGAGCACGGGTGGAGCCGCCCTGGCCCTCCCCGTGATCGGTGCGACCGGCGCCTTCGCGGCCCCGGCCCAGCCGGTCGCCGTAGAAAAGGCTGCGACGTCGACTGCCGCGTCCGGCAAGGGAATTGCCGCGCAGAAGTCCGAGTCCGCCACCTATTCCGTGATCTTGGGTGACACCCTTGCGAAGATCGCACGCGAGCATTCCGTGAGCGGTGGCTGGAAGGCTCTGTACGAGGACAACGAGAAGGTTGTCGGCGGAAACCCCGACCTGATTCACCCCGGTCTGAAGCTGACCATTGGCGGCAAGGCCGAGAACAAGTCGGCGGACAAGGGTGAGAAGGCCGAATCCAAGGCCTCCGCCACGTCCGACCGCGCCGCGGAGAGCGCCGACCGCGCCGACCGTTCGGAGCGCACGAGCACCTCCATCGCCGCGGAAGGCGCGCCCGCCGCCGAGTCCGCTCCGGCGGCCGAGCCGGTCTCGTACACGAACGACCTCGACGGCTGGATCAAGGAGTCGCTCGCCGTCATGGCCGAGCACGGCATCCCCGGCAGCTACGAGGGCATCCACCGCAACATCATCCGCGAGTCCGCGGGTAACCCCCAGGCCATCAACAACTGGGACATCAACGCGATCAACGGCGTCCCGTCCAAGGGGCTGCTCCAGGTCATCGACCCGACCTTCCAGGCCTACCACGTGCCCGGTACGTCGATGGACAGCTACGACCCGGTCGCCAACATCACGGCCGCGTGCAACTACGCCGCGGACAGGTACGGCTCCATCGACAACGTCTTCGGGGCCTACTGA
- a CDS encoding MBL fold metallo-hydrolase, with protein sequence MSITGDVVDLGRGLYAWLPPKRGWGLANCGLLVSPRGGLWIDTPYDTMTAGQFLVESQKRLPDGVGVDRVIVTHANGDHFWGAGVLPDAEIIATREAREHIHYDPTPQQQHALVAGSDPSTPLGAYLRRHFGVFDWSATDVVSPTTYFTGELELTLGEYTVQVSSLPPAHTGGDLIVHLPAQRAVFSGDVIFSSTPRQPGDHPVHWAGPLDNVIDACESVLATGAEVIVPGHGPVLDPAGVRGHMRYLAYVRDRAHALHAAGVPAAEAARRVIAEGRYPELGLPERLVVTIGSEYRHLDGSELPGVLQVMADVAAVAQETDAARTGGRA encoded by the coding sequence ATGTCGATCACGGGGGACGTCGTGGACCTCGGCAGGGGTCTGTACGCCTGGCTGCCGCCGAAGCGAGGCTGGGGCCTGGCCAACTGCGGCCTGCTCGTCTCGCCGCGCGGGGGGCTGTGGATCGACACCCCGTACGACACGATGACGGCCGGTCAGTTCCTGGTGGAGAGCCAAAAACGGCTGCCCGACGGGGTCGGTGTCGACCGTGTGATCGTCACCCACGCCAACGGCGACCACTTCTGGGGTGCCGGAGTGCTTCCGGACGCGGAGATCATCGCGACCCGCGAGGCCCGGGAGCACATCCACTACGACCCCACCCCGCAGCAGCAGCACGCCCTGGTGGCCGGAAGTGATCCGTCCACTCCCCTCGGTGCGTATCTCCGCCGTCATTTCGGTGTCTTCGACTGGTCGGCCACCGATGTGGTGTCTCCGACGACCTACTTCACCGGAGAACTCGAACTGACCCTGGGGGAGTACACGGTCCAGGTGTCGTCCCTGCCGCCCGCGCACACGGGGGGCGACCTGATCGTGCATCTGCCCGCGCAGCGCGCGGTGTTCAGCGGGGACGTGATCTTCTCCTCCACCCCTCGGCAGCCCGGGGACCACCCGGTGCACTGGGCGGGGCCCCTGGACAACGTGATCGACGCCTGCGAAAGCGTCCTGGCCACCGGCGCCGAGGTGATCGTGCCCGGGCACGGACCGGTGCTCGATCCTGCCGGAGTGCGGGGGCACATGCGCTACCTCGCGTACGTGCGTGACCGCGCCCACGCCCTCCACGCGGCGGGAGTGCCCGCAGCCGAGGCGGCCCGCCGGGTGATCGCCGAGGGCCGGTATCCGGAGCTCGGCCTGCCGGAGCGGCTCGTGGTGACCATCGGGAGCGAGTACCGCCACCTGGACGGCTCCGAGCTCCCCGGCGTCCTCCAGGTGATGGCCGACGTGGCAGCCGTCGCCCAGGAGACCGACGCGGCACGCACCGGAGGGCGGGCGTGA
- a CDS encoding sugar isomerase gives MSHVETETAGQPECWRRAAEVAADREAALPASGERIAVVGCGTSYYMAQAYASLREDSGQGESDAYAASEFPFGRTYDRVVALTRSGTTTEVLGLLSRLRGSTRTVAVTADPRTPVMASADDVVVLDFADERSVVQTRFATTALTLFRAHLGLHTEDVVRDAEAALAEPLPEGLLDCSQFSFLGRGWTVGIANEAALKMKEASLSWTESYPAMEYRHGPISIASAGTATWMFGTPPEGLREQVLETGARWVESGLDPLADLVRVQRLAIARAAARGLDPDLPRHLTRSVVLGTSAGA, from the coding sequence ATGTCGCATGTCGAGACCGAGACAGCCGGCCAGCCCGAGTGCTGGCGCCGTGCCGCGGAGGTCGCTGCCGACCGGGAGGCGGCCCTGCCCGCCTCCGGTGAGCGCATCGCCGTCGTCGGCTGCGGCACGTCGTATTACATGGCGCAGGCGTACGCCTCGCTCCGTGAGGACTCCGGGCAGGGTGAGTCGGACGCGTACGCCGCCTCGGAGTTCCCCTTCGGGCGGACGTACGACCGTGTCGTCGCACTGACGCGATCGGGAACGACGACGGAGGTGCTCGGCCTGCTGTCCCGGCTGCGGGGCTCCACCCGGACCGTCGCCGTGACCGCCGATCCGCGCACCCCGGTGATGGCATCGGCCGACGACGTGGTCGTCCTGGACTTCGCCGACGAACGGTCCGTGGTCCAGACGCGGTTCGCGACCACGGCGCTGACCCTGTTCCGCGCCCATCTCGGGCTGCACACCGAGGACGTCGTACGGGACGCGGAGGCCGCACTCGCGGAACCGTTGCCCGAAGGGCTCCTGGACTGCTCCCAGTTCAGCTTCCTGGGACGGGGGTGGACGGTAGGCATCGCCAACGAGGCGGCGCTCAAGATGAAGGAGGCGTCCCTGTCCTGGACGGAGTCGTACCCGGCGATGGAGTACCGCCACGGCCCCATCAGCATCGCCTCGGCCGGGACGGCGACGTGGATGTTCGGCACTCCTCCGGAGGGGCTGCGGGAGCAGGTGCTGGAGACCGGGGCACGCTGGGTGGAGAGCGGCCTGGACCCGCTGGCCGACCTGGTCCGGGTCCAGCGGCTGGCGATCGCCCGCGCGGCGGCCCGTGGCCTCGATCCCGACCTGCCGCGCCATCTGACCCGGTCGGTGGTGCTCGGCACGTCCGCCGGGGCCTGA
- a CDS encoding helix-turn-helix transcriptional regulator: MQTYTIGQAARLLGVSPDTARRWADAGRVATHRDEGGRRLIDGRDLAAFSIEVGQASPGEEEVPYTSARNAFPGIVTAVKLGDVAAQVEIQAGPHRLVSLLTREAVEELGLEVGTQATARVKSTSVHIDRT, from the coding sequence ATGCAGACCTACACCATCGGGCAGGCGGCACGCCTTCTCGGCGTGAGCCCGGACACCGCCCGACGCTGGGCGGACGCGGGCCGGGTAGCGACCCACCGCGACGAGGGCGGGCGGCGCCTCATCGACGGCCGCGATCTGGCCGCGTTCTCGATCGAGGTCGGTCAGGCCTCCCCCGGCGAGGAGGAGGTCCCCTACACCTCTGCGCGCAACGCCTTCCCCGGCATCGTCACCGCGGTGAAGCTGGGCGACGTGGCGGCCCAGGTCGAGATCCAGGCCGGCCCGCACCGCCTCGTCTCGCTGTTGACCAGGGAAGCCGTGGAGGAGCTGGGACTCGAGGTCGGCACACAGGCCACGGCCCGCGTGAAGTCGACCAGCGTGCACATCGACCGCACCTGA